The Phaeobacter gallaeciensis DSM 26640 genomic sequence TCCAGCGCGCTTTCGGCCTGACCAATGGCGCGCATGCAGTGGTGAATGCGTCCCGGCCCAAGGCGGCCCTGCGCGATCTCAAATCCGCGCCCCTCTCCCAGCAGCATATGATCTGCCGGAACACGGACATTCGAGAAGCGGATATGCATATGGCCGTGGGGGGCGTCATCATGGCCGTAGACCTCCATCGGGCGCAGCACCTCGATCCCCGGCGCATCCGCAGGCACGACGATCATCGACTGGCGCTTGTGTTTGGGCAGGTCGTCGCCGCCGGTGCGCACCATGACGATATAGACCTTGCAGCGCGGGTCCCCGGCACCGGAGGCCCACCATTTTTCGCCGTTCAGTACATAGTCATCGCCATCGCGCGCGCAGGACATGGAGATATTGGTGGCATCAGAGCTGGCCACATCCGGCTCCGTCATCAGATAGGCCGAGCGGATCTCCCCCTGCAGAAGCGGCGCCAGCCATTGCTGTTTCATCGCCTCGGTGCCGTAGCGTTCGAACACCTCCATATTGCCGGTATCCGGCGCGGAGCAGTTGAAGACCTCCGCCCCCAGCGGCGTTTTACCCATCTCCTCAGCGAAATAGGCGTATTCCACGGTGGAGAGGCCAAAGCCCTTGTCGCTGTCGGTGAGCCAGAAATTCCAAAGACCCTGCGCCTTGGCCTTGGCTTTCAGGCCTTCAAGGATTTCGGCCTGCCGGTCGGTGTATTGCCAGCGGTCGCCCCTGCCGATTTCGGCGTGATACTCGGCCTCCAGTGGCATGATCTCGTCGCGGATCATCGCCGCCACCCGGTCCAGAAGCGCGCGGTTTTCGCTCCGCATTCCCAAGTTCATGTCCATCCCGGCGCCTCATGTGGTTGTTTCGTTTGACCGCAGCATGGCGCGTAGATTGCGGCGCTGTCCAGCCGCGTGACGGGACGTCACGGGCGGTTGCACGCAGCGGGACAACGAAACGGGCCCCGAAGGGCCCGTCTGCAAGCGGTTTATTCTGCCGCCTCGGCGTAGTCTTCCATCGGCGGGCAGGTGCAGACCAGATGGCGGTCGCCGTAGGCGTTGTCGACGCGGTTCACCGGCGGCCAGTATTTGTCGACCCGGAAGGCACCCGGCGGGAAGCAGCCCTGTTCGCGGGAATAGGGGCGATCCCAGTCTTTCACGAGGTCTTCCATCGTGTGAGGGGCGTTTTTCAGCGCGTTGTTTTCTGCGTTCATTTCCCCTGCCTCGACCGCACGGATTTCCTCGCGGATCGACAGCATGGCCTCGCAGAACCGGTCCAGCTCGGCCTTGGTCTCGGACTCTGTCGGCTCCACCATCAGGGTGCCAGCAACCGGCCAGGACATTGTTGGTGCATGGAAACCGCTGTCGATCAGACGTTTGGCAACATCGTCCACGGTGACATTGGCGCTGGCCTCGAACGGGCGAGTGTCCAGAATGCATTCATGCGCGACGCGGCCCGTGGGCCCCTTGTAGAGCACGTCATAAGCGCCTTCCAGACGCTTGGCGATGTAGTTGGCGTTGAGGATCGCCACTTTCGTCGCCTGCGTCAGGCCCGCCCCCCCCATCATCAGACAGTAGGCCCAGCTGATGGTCAGAATGGAGGCAGAGCCGAAGGGCGCGGCCGAGACCGGCCCCTCCTGACCACCGGTTTCCGGGTGACCCGGCAGATGCGGCTGCAAATGGGCCTTCACCCCAATCGGACCCATGCCGGGGCCACCGCCACCATGCGGGATGGCAAATGTCTTGTGCAGGTTCAGGTGGCTCACATCGCCGCCCAGATCGCCGGGACGGGACAGGCCCACCATGGCGTTCATATTGGCGCCATCGATATAAACCTGACCGCCATGATCATGGGTGATCTGGCAGACCTCATGCACGGTTTCCTCAAACACGCCGTGGGTCGAGGGATAGGTGATCATGCACCCTGCGAGGTTCTCGGCGTGTTTCTCAGCCTTTTCACGGAAATCGTCGAGGTCAATATCGCCGTTATCGGCGGATTTAACCACCACAACTTTCCACCCCACCATCTGGGCAGAGGCCGGGTTGGTGCCATGAGCCGACATCGGGATCAGACAGATGTTGCGATGGCCCTGCCCGTTGGCGCGGTGATAGGCCGCGATGGACAGAAGGCCCGCATATTCGCCCTGCGCGCCGGAGTTCGGCTGCATGGAAATCGCGTCATAGCCGGTGATCTGACACAGTTTCTCCGACAGATCGCTGACCATCTCGGCGTAGCCCTGCATCTGATCGGCAGGCGCAAAGGGGTGGATATTGGCAAATTCCGGCCAGCTGAGCGGCATCATCTCGGCGGCGGCGTTGAGCTTCATCGTGCAAGAGCCCAGCGGGATCATCGCGCGGTCCAGCGCCAGATCGCGATCTGCGAGGCGGCGCATGTAGCGCATCATTTCGGTTTCCGCCCGGTTCATGTGGAAGATCGGATGTGTCAGGTAGTCGGATGTGCGGTGCATGTTCTGCGGCACGCGATACTCAGGCGTGAAGTCATCGTCGCTGCGGCGGATGCCGAAGGCGCGCCAGACCGCTTCGATGGTTTCGGAGCGGGTGACCTCATCCAGGGTGATGCCAACGCGGGTTTCGCCGACCCGGCGCAGATTCAGCCCTTCGTCCACAGCGGATTTCAGCACCGCCTCCTGCAAGGGGCCAACGTCCACGGTGATCGTATCGAAGAAGGATCTGGGATCCACCTTA encodes the following:
- a CDS encoding acyl-CoA dehydrogenase family protein, giving the protein MDMNLGMRSENRALLDRVAAMIRDEIMPLEAEYHAEIGRGDRWQYTDRQAEILEGLKAKAKAQGLWNFWLTDSDKGFGLSTVEYAYFAEEMGKTPLGAEVFNCSAPDTGNMEVFERYGTEAMKQQWLAPLLQGEIRSAYLMTEPDVASSDATNISMSCARDGDDYVLNGEKWWASGAGDPRCKVYIVMVRTGGDDLPKHKRQSMIVVPADAPGIEVLRPMEVYGHDDAPHGHMHIRFSNVRVPADHMLLGEGRGFEIAQGRLGPGRIHHCMRAIGQAESALEQLCRRSLCREAFGKPLAQLGANYDIIAECRMEIEMARLLCLKAAWYMDQGDPRAAAPWISQIKVVAPRVALKVIDEAVQMHGGQGISQDTPLAQAWTHVRTLRLADGPDAVHRRQVARAELKAYSQENLG
- the gcvP gene encoding aminomethyl-transferring glycine dehydrogenase, with the translated sequence MSFEPTDYLPYDFANRRHIGPSPEEMDDMLAVVGAKSLDALVDDTVPATIRQAAALEFGRPLSERELLHHMREVAGKNVLKTSLIGQGYHGTVTPPAIQRNILENPAWYTAYTPYQPEISQGRLEALLNFQTMISDLTGLEIANASLLDEATACAEAMTVAQRVSKSKAKAFFVDRDCHPQNIAVIQTRAAPLGIEVIVGNPDKLEADKVFGALFQYPGTYGHVRDFTDHIAQLHVHKAIGVVAADPLSLTLLKEPGAMGADIAVGSTQRFGVPVGAGGPHAAYMATKDAYKRAIPGRIVGVSVDAHGNRAYRLSLQTREQHIRREKATSNVCTAQALLAVMASMYAVFHGPKGLKAIAQRIHRKTVRLAKGLEEAGFKVDPRSFFDTITVDVGPLQEAVLKSAVDEGLNLRRVGETRVGITLDEVTRSETIEAVWRAFGIRRSDDDFTPEYRVPQNMHRTSDYLTHPIFHMNRAETEMMRYMRRLADRDLALDRAMIPLGSCTMKLNAAAEMMPLSWPEFANIHPFAPADQMQGYAEMVSDLSEKLCQITGYDAISMQPNSGAQGEYAGLLSIAAYHRANGQGHRNICLIPMSAHGTNPASAQMVGWKVVVVKSADNGDIDLDDFREKAEKHAENLAGCMITYPSTHGVFEETVHEVCQITHDHGGQVYIDGANMNAMVGLSRPGDLGGDVSHLNLHKTFAIPHGGGGPGMGPIGVKAHLQPHLPGHPETGGQEGPVSAAPFGSASILTISWAYCLMMGGAGLTQATKVAILNANYIAKRLEGAYDVLYKGPTGRVAHECILDTRPFEASANVTVDDVAKRLIDSGFHAPTMSWPVAGTLMVEPTESETKAELDRFCEAMLSIREEIRAVEAGEMNAENNALKNAPHTMEDLVKDWDRPYSREQGCFPPGAFRVDKYWPPVNRVDNAYGDRHLVCTCPPMEDYAEAAE